The following are encoded in a window of Ictalurus punctatus breed USDA103 chromosome 13, Coco_2.0, whole genome shotgun sequence genomic DNA:
- the LOC108266273 gene encoding uncharacterized protein LOC108266273: protein MKSVLMSVYLLLLQCHAFIVREIIVNEPVTFPCTCSGPCPVGRWTRFIPGNAVIAEGRMCRSEQRYQKRFAVPGDQSRGDFSLKISSVVYNDAGSYRCSCNGESVTEVKLKVIVPTGVKAFEGEIVTLPCYGDTRRDVKDVKWKKDGQKVLLYTHATRSVTTDEASESRFMMSVEGFLDGDLSLHIGSVRLSDAGVYQCLIHDESQDGEPRAVLLKVEGLQELTTTNSAEVTVRPVLLGLIIAVGVIGLTFTL, encoded by the exons atgaAGTCGGTTTTAATGTCTG TGTACCTGTTGCTGCTGCAGTGCCACGCCTTTATCGTCAGAGAAATCATAGTGAATGAACCCGTCACCTTCCCGTGTACCTGCTCTGGACCTTGTCCGGTGGGTCGGTGGACCCGCTTCATTCCCGGCAACGCCGTGATTGCTGAAGGCCGGATGTGTCGCAGTGAACAGCGTTATCAGAAAAGATTTGCAGTACCAGGAGATCAGAGCAGAGGAGACTTCTCCCTGAAGATCAGTTCAGTAGTCTACAATGATGCCGGCTCCTACAGGTGCAGCTGTAATGGAGAATCAGTTACTGAAGTCAAACTGAAAGTTATTG TTCCGACGGGCGTAAAGGCTTTCGAGGGGGAGATCGTCACCCTCCCGTGCTACGGAGACACTCGACGAGATGTTAAAGACGTCAAATGGAAGAAAGATGGACAAAAGGTTCTGCTGTACACTCATGCAACCAGATCAGTGACTACCGATGAAGCATCAGAAAGCAGATTTATGATGTCAGTAGAAGGCTTTCTAGACGGTGATCTCTCTCTTCACATCGGTTCAGTTCGCCTGTCTGATGCAGGAGTATATCAGTGTCTGATCCATGATGAATCTCAGGACGGAGAACCGCGAGCTGTTTTACTGAAGGTAGAAG GGCTACAAGAGTTAACAACCACCAACAGCGCTGAAGTTACAGTGCGGCCTGTTCTACTAGGATTGATTATCGCTGTAGGAGTCATCGGACTGACATTTACATTGTGA